CGGCCGGGCGTCGGCCGGGAGCACCACCGCGAGGCGTCCCTCCGAGATCTCGGTCATCTGCGGGAATCGTGCTGCGAGGGTCCCCCGCGCGGACGAAGGCACGTGCGCCAGGACGACCTCCCAGCCGCGGACGTGGAACTCCAGCATGTCGGCGACCGAGCCGCACGCGCGCAGCCGGCCGCCCGCGACGATCGCCACGCGCGTGCAGAGCGTCTCGGCGTCCGAGAGTATGTGCGAGCTGAAAAACAGCGTGCGCCCCTCGGCGCGCAGCCGCAGCATCAGCTCGCGCACCTCGCGGCGGCCGAGCGGGTCGAGGCCCGACATCGGCTCGTCGAGGAACACGACTTCGGGATCGTTGATGAGCGCCTGCGCGATGCCGACCCGTTGCACCATGCCCTTCGAGAACGTGCGGAGCTGGAGCCGCCGCTCCGCGCCGATGCCGACCTCGTCCAGCCGGCGCGCGACGCGGCGGGCGCGCTCCGCGCCGGAGTAGCCGAAGAGGCCCGCAAAATACGCGAGGAGCTCCTCGGCGGTGAGATGGTCGTAGAAGTACGGGTTCTCCGGCAGGTAGCCGATGCGCCGGCGGACCGGGATGTCGCCCGCGGGGCGCCCGAGGATCTCCGCGGTGCCCGACGTGGG
This genomic interval from Acidobacteriota bacterium contains the following:
- a CDS encoding ABC transporter ATP-binding protein, with translation MPAIRTEALTKDYPVGFWRPRPYRALDALSLEVRSGEIFGFLGPNGAGKTTTLKLLMQLVFPTSGTAEILGRPAGDIPVRRRIGYLPENPYFYDHLTAEELLAYFAGLFGYSGAERARRVARRLDEVGIGAERRLQLRTFSKGMVQRVGIAQALINDPEVVFLDEPMSGLDPLGRREVRELMLRLRAEGRTLFFSSHILSDAETLCTRVAIVAGGRLRACGSVADMLEFHVRGWEVVLAHVPSSARGTLAARFPQMTEISEGRLAVVLPADARPERVLPELTALGASIISLTPLRDTLEDVFVRHVEAAAPAPGRAVEPPR